Proteins encoded together in one Psychrobacter sanguinis window:
- a CDS encoding threonine/serine exporter family protein has protein sequence MWLIETIVLSIIITLGWTLMFTVPKRYILPCLLMTALGFGLKSALVHYDVNLILASFLGAMLASFVGVYFSQKYTLPPKALISPSVICMMPGIAAYKAMVSMVQIGYLGFSDALFNQMMTYLFEALFVTSGLVLGLSIPGILFYRRRPIV, from the coding sequence ATGTGGCTGATAGAAACCATCGTACTCTCTATTATTATCACCCTAGGTTGGACCTTGATGTTCACGGTGCCTAAGCGCTATATCTTACCGTGCTTGCTGATGACCGCACTGGGGTTTGGTCTTAAGTCAGCATTGGTACATTATGATGTTAATTTGATTTTAGCGAGCTTTTTGGGGGCGATGTTGGCAAGCTTTGTAGGCGTATATTTTTCTCAAAAATATACCTTGCCGCCTAAAGCCTTAATTTCGCCTAGTGTAATTTGTATGATGCCTGGTATCGCGGCGTATAAAGCGATGGTCAGTATGGTTCAAATTGGCTATCTTGGCTTTTCGGATGCCCTATTTAATCAAATGATGACTTACTTATTTGAGGCGCTTTTTGTCACGTCAGGATTGGTGCTTGGCTTATCCATTCCAGGGATTTTATTCTATAGACGTCGACCTATTGTTTGA
- a CDS encoding threonine/serine exporter family protein, with product MTKISYAQQQHITRLCVRCGLLLMQYGAESAVVVDLSKRLGVALGVNSVECALNFNALTLTTLLNGRCITTTRDTINQSINVNLLVQIQQIVSKAEDASSPNEALIEETEKAFDELDKSVYPSWVVSLFVGGSCAAFAYLNGGNWSITAITFMAGMVAMLTRIYLSKHHFNPFITVIVTAFIASLIGATSYYYDIGNNADIAVASSVLLLVPSFPLINSLSDILKGYINIGLGRAVYAYMLTLSSCVGIVIALILLRIQHWGF from the coding sequence ATGACTAAAATTAGCTACGCTCAGCAGCAACACATTACTCGACTATGTGTACGCTGTGGTCTACTGCTCATGCAATACGGAGCAGAGTCTGCGGTGGTAGTTGACCTATCTAAACGTCTGGGAGTAGCACTAGGGGTTAATAGCGTAGAATGTGCCCTTAATTTTAATGCGTTAACTCTGACTACGCTGTTAAACGGACGCTGTATCACCACCACGAGGGACACAATCAATCAAAGCATCAACGTCAATTTGCTGGTACAAATTCAACAAATTGTCAGTAAAGCAGAAGACGCATCATCCCCCAATGAAGCGTTAATCGAAGAGACAGAAAAGGCGTTTGATGAGCTAGATAAGTCTGTTTATCCGTCTTGGGTGGTGAGTTTGTTTGTGGGCGGCTCTTGTGCCGCTTTTGCCTATCTTAATGGTGGCAATTGGTCTATCACTGCCATAACTTTTATGGCCGGCATGGTGGCTATGTTGACCCGTATCTACTTGTCCAAACATCACTTCAACCCCTTTATTACCGTCATTGTTACCGCATTTATTGCATCGTTAATTGGGGCGACGAGTTATTATTATGATATTGGCAATAATGCAGATATTGCGGTCGCCTCTAGTGTGTTACTTCTAGTGCCAAGCTTCCCGCTTATTAACTCATTATCCGACATTCTGAAGGGCTATATTAATATTGGGCTTGGCCGAGCAGTGTATGCCTATATGCTGACCTTGTCTTCTTGCGTCGGTATTGTCATAGCGCTTATATTGTTAAGAATTCAACACTGGGGGTTTTAA
- a CDS encoding nitroreductase family protein, whose product MSLLEDLNWRHAVKAFKPNEKVSQENIDKIVEAARLAPTSSGLQPFRLLVVEDQDIKNKLVKGALNPECMQECSHVLIFAGWKDYSEQKIDEVYDMTTDKRGLPRGRFNSYTDQLKAYVGSKSAEENFEHIARQAYIAMGLALAQAAELKVDSCPAEGFSTDLVDEVLELDKLGLKSIALIYVGVADPERDWVGSMAKVRLPTEDFVINY is encoded by the coding sequence ATGTCATTACTAGAAGATTTAAACTGGCGTCATGCGGTAAAAGCATTTAAACCAAATGAAAAAGTAAGCCAAGAAAATATTGATAAAATTGTTGAAGCAGCCAGATTGGCACCGACTTCTTCAGGTCTACAACCCTTCCGCTTATTGGTTGTTGAAGACCAAGACATTAAAAATAAACTGGTCAAAGGGGCGTTAAACCCTGAGTGTATGCAAGAGTGCTCACACGTACTTATCTTTGCCGGTTGGAAAGACTATAGCGAGCAGAAGATTGATGAGGTCTATGACATGACCACGGACAAACGCGGCTTACCTCGTGGTCGTTTTAACAGCTATACCGATCAGCTAAAAGCCTATGTGGGCAGCAAAAGTGCTGAAGAGAACTTTGAGCACATCGCCAGACAAGCCTATATTGCAATGGGCTTAGCACTAGCTCAAGCCGCTGAGTTGAAAGTTGATAGTTGCCCTGCGGAAGGGTTTAGCACTGATTTGGTTGATGAGGTCCTTGAGCTTGATAAATTGGGTTTAAAGAGTATCGCCCTAATTTATGTCGGTGTGGCTGACCCTGAGCGCGACTGGGTAGGCTCTATGGCTAAAGTGCGTCTGCCAACAGAAGACTTTGTCATTAACTACTAA
- a CDS encoding DUF368 domain-containing protein, whose translation MTASHSPRPTKQSLPSDQLDADATIKDSPKDLATTYVKGIAMGAADIVPGVSGGTIALIAGIYERLINAIGSIGPDLWKVYRQQGGIKGLLDIWRHVDATFLLVLVLGIATSFATLSGFIKNLLDNQPLLIWSFFFGLVVATVVILLSEIKRWNIARAALFIVGIIAAVTISNLPPLTTEPSLTYIFFSGALAICAMILPGISGSFILLLLGVYDRVLEAVHSFNFPIIFTLMGGMITGLLLFTRALKWLLSHYYQGTLALLTGFIAGSLVKVWPWKVDELGTLAGDAINNVAPWHYPSGAQWFTTIGLMVLGAVLVSALSWWGNKTKPIDG comes from the coding sequence ATGACGGCATCACACTCTCCGCGACCTACCAAACAGTCATTACCCTCAGATCAACTAGATGCAGACGCAACCATAAAAGACAGTCCCAAAGACTTAGCGACTACTTACGTTAAAGGTATCGCTATGGGAGCGGCCGATATTGTCCCTGGCGTATCTGGTGGCACTATCGCTTTGATTGCGGGTATTTATGAACGTTTAATCAACGCCATCGGTAGCATTGGCCCCGACTTATGGAAAGTGTATCGCCAGCAAGGTGGCATTAAAGGACTGCTGGACATTTGGCGTCATGTTGATGCGACATTTTTATTGGTTTTAGTATTGGGCATTGCCACCAGCTTTGCCACTTTATCTGGGTTTATTAAGAACCTACTAGATAATCAACCCTTATTAATTTGGTCTTTCTTCTTCGGTTTGGTCGTTGCGACCGTGGTGATTTTACTGAGCGAGATCAAACGCTGGAATATAGCACGGGCCGCACTATTCATTGTCGGTATTATAGCGGCAGTTACTATCAGTAACCTGCCTCCGCTTACCACTGAGCCAAGCTTAACCTATATCTTTTTCTCAGGCGCACTGGCCATTTGCGCCATGATTTTACCGGGTATCTCTGGTTCATTTATCTTATTGCTACTGGGTGTATATGACCGAGTATTAGAGGCGGTTCATAGCTTTAACTTCCCTATTATTTTCACTTTAATGGGCGGTATGATCACCGGTTTACTGCTATTTACCCGGGCGCTTAAATGGCTACTATCGCATTACTATCAGGGTACCTTAGCGCTATTGACTGGATTTATTGCCGGCTCGTTGGTCAAAGTTTGGCCGTGGAAGGTAGATGAGCTTGGTACTCTGGCGGGCGACGCCATAAATAACGTTGCCCCTTGGCACTATCCTAGTGGTGCTCAGTGGTTCACCACTATCGGCTTAATGGTACTAGGGGCTGTTTTAGTCTCCGCCTTATCTTGGTGGGGCAATAAAACCAAACCTATTGATGGTTAA